In Amphiura filiformis chromosome 2, Afil_fr2py, whole genome shotgun sequence, one DNA window encodes the following:
- the LOC140136760 gene encoding uncharacterized protein: protein MYEQVCLLTKRLNPTGVMQWSLPYKGRCFCQIVLAPRSQICHRNEQEEDSFWFTSDHEALIQRENWTPHKLDILLERTGYCDVDECSSDPCHNGATCYDRINMYICVCSEGYNGTYCEFDIQSPEITNIPDNIIVYLPNGTYSAAINWTQPLATDNSGILSLTWTHSSGEDFYIGVTNVSYTAVDGSGHEVTIEFFVFVFPVPYWSEWTDWSKCGPCGTRQQRRTRTCHKHQLSNITCTGESLESKTCLIRDWCRADTQCGPNQNSENGLPGKCYSGCCSPWGWCGNSGTHCGSGNLGDYRCCTGLTCDGPC from the exons ATGTACGAACAAGTGTGCTTGCTGACGAAAAGGTTAAACCCCACTGGCGTAATGCAATGGTCACTACCCTACAAAGGCcgctgtttttgccaaattgtaCTCGCACCAAGAAGCCAAATTTGCCATAGAAACGAGCAAGAGGAGGACTCTTTCTGGTTTACTAGTGATCACGAAGCACTTATACAGCGAGAAAACTGGACACCTCATAAGCTGGATATACTTCTGGAAAGAACTGGTTATTGTG ATGTAGATGAGTGTTCATCAGACCCTTGTCACAATGGAGCTACATGTTATGATAGAATTAACATGTACATCTGTGTATGCTCTGAGGGATATAATGGCACTTACTGTGAATTTG ATATACAAAGCCCAGAGATTACCAACATACCAGATAACATCATAGTTTATCTCCCCAATGGAACCTACTCAGCAGCTATCAACTGGACACAACCTTTGGCTACCGATAATTCTGGCATTCTATCTTTGACTTGGACACACTCATCTGGAGAGGACTTCTATATTGGTGTCACCAATGTATCATATACAGCAGTGGATGGCTCTGGGCATGAAGTAACTATAGAGTTCTTTGTGTTTGTGTTTCCAG TGCCGTATTGGAGTGAATGGACTGACTGGAGTAAGTGTGGGCCTTGTGGAACCAGACAACAGAGACGTACACGAACCTGCCACAAACATcaactttctaacattacatgCACTGGGGAATCTCTAGAGAGTAAAACATGTTTGATAC GTGATTGGTGCCGCGCGGATACACAATGTGGACCTAACCAAAATTCAGAGAATGGTCTGCCTGGAAAATGCTACAGTGGATGTTGTTCCCCATGGGGATGGTGTGGAAATTCAGGGACACATTGTGGTTCAGGTAACCTTGGCGATTACAGATGCTGCACTGGATTGACTTGTGATGGACCCTGTTAG